AATATTTCCTTGTGGGGGCTAAAATGTTTGTATTATCAATAGAACTGAAATGCTCAATCTTAATGTTTGGGATTTTGAAATGCTCAATCAAAAAGAGTGGCATTTTCTGTTTGGAAGTTGATCAGCTCACTGATTGGTAGCTTCTTTCTGGATTATGGCAACAGATTATTTTTCCTGCATGCCCTACCCACTTGTCTGCaggagagttttttttattattatttttgtttcctttcagAAGAAATGGTAGAAGGCAATAGAACTCACtcttttttgcatattttattAACACAATTTCTTGCTCTCCCCTTTACTTCCATCTggaagtaatttttgtttcctttgtattcccattttcttaatatactttttttcagcatcatattatatttgtttattcattGGTATCTTATATACTATCTTATCTCCTATACTGGAAGTTCATGAAGATCTAAATATTTTCCTGTACACCAAATCAATGTTACACAAGCATAATTTATGTGTTCGACAGAGGGTTCATTTCACGGAGTGACCAAACAGCcatctttttgtattttactgTATGTGTTTTAATTGAGAGAGGTGTGTGTATGCTGACATTGTTGAATAATTGCTTGATTAAGGAATAGGAATCTATTGTctgatgaaatatatattttatatgaacagCATAGGCCTTCAGAATGGAGCGCTGAAATGTTTCAGAATTTAAAGAGAAACGAAACAGCCAGCGGAACCAGAGATGGAGTGGGGTTATGAACCGGAGCCCCAGCTGTAGCTATTACTTGAGGTGGATCTAGATGCTATTACTTGAGGTGGATCTGGATGCCCGGAGAAGAAGGTGAAGCTGGGTTAGAGAGTTCAGGTCAGGTCTGGATGCAGGGCCAGAGCTGGATCAGGAGAAGGAGGTGAAGCTGCGTTAGAGAGTTCAGGTCAGGTCGGCTtggctaaaaaattattattttaatatatttcttaaaaaaacaaacttcacAATCATTGCTCTGGTACTTTCAGACATCCTTTCAGACAGACGAGGGGTGTGTTCAATTCAAGATGCCTGGCAGAGAAACTGGGCACAGGACGACTTGCCAgttgagaagagagagagagagagagagagaggtaaggGGCTACATTAAATTTCAAGATCATGTCAGCAGAGCAGGGGTGTGTTAAAGATGTAACTTCGGCCTAGAGCTTATTCTTGGAAATAGCCAGGAAGCAACTTcggggagaagagaggagaaatTTACGAGCATCTGGATATTTGATATCatagctttataattttaaaaattaaaattacacgtgaaaaaataaaatttattcttagaatcataaattaagaaggtcaaaaatcaaatctttcaTCAAAATTcgtgttaagaaaataattaaaataaatatttattattattttctaatcaatGGAAGAATTGATTtcaattaaagaattatttcaagtattttttttatatatatatatatgaatatataaactctatcatcaaataaaagaaaattaattctatcATCAGgcagatatattttttacttaaaatctTGCCTTTAATTGATCATGTACAAATTTAGACTaacaatcataataaaaaatatggagaTTGGTATAAAAGTTAACAAGATATCTATACTTGTTGTGTGGACAATACTGAAATCACAAATTATGAATATTTAGCTTCATGCaacaaataattgttttttaagtccTAGAAATAAAATGACAATGGATTTCGTAttctctatatttatttatttaaattgagtACCTTATCTATTTAAATTGAGCCACATATTGATTGGTAATcatattagaatttaaaaaaaattgtgatatgGGAAAATGAAAAtagtatataaaaatgaaacgaAAATCacattaacattaatatatgattgttaattaaTACACGTACTCAATtttaatagatataatatagAGCGGTGGATTCTCTTGGAACGCTAAAAATATTTCCCAACAAACAAGTCATTCtcgaaaaaaaaagggggggctaATGGCTGTTTACTCCATGACTTTCCTACGCAATAATGCTCAATATAGAGAAAACTAAAATCCGAGTGCAAGACATGCTCACACTATGAAGCTCTAAGGTGCAGAATATCTATGGATGTGTCAAGGTTTACAGTTGATAGAAATCAATGAGGAAGAAGACGTCTAATCTTTAGCTTATAAAGCGCCCGCTTTCAAAAACTGTACAAGAAATGTAGGGAGTGGATTACTCACTGGCTCAGCATGGCCTCTGTGTAGATTATACAGTTCATACAATGAGGTACAATTAATGGAAGCAATGATTgcagaacaaaaacaaaaggcatttaAGAAATAAAGTGAAAAGTAAGAACCTGATCCGAAAGGAAAACTTTCAACTCATAATAGTTGCTACCTCCTACTACCAAAAACCTCTGATTTACCCTTGAATAGCAGATTCATTGATAGAGCTACTGATGATGGATTGAATGGACGGATAAATTTCCGTGGTGGAGCCATCTGGGGATCGTCTTTATTGGTTTTCCTTCTTCTGGAAGGACCTCCAATGGCGCCAGCACTTTTAATAGAAGATGATTTTGAATCGAATGTTGATGAACAGAAGGAAGTATCTGATGTGCCAAATGAAACAAGGCCACCTTTATGTGATGCATCCATAGGATGTCCAACTGCTGCATCCTGATGAGGAGGTGGAAATTTCTCACTCTTGCTCTTAGCGTTTGCTTGTGTCATGGCCCTCCATCTCTGAATAACAAATGAAAATCTCAAGTCAAACTATGCTTTGAAAAACACAAGGAGAGTAGAGAACGTATGATCATGAAGTGAAGGGCGAAACCAGTTGACAATTCTGACCAGTTGATTTGACAACTATTGACCTAAGATACCTAATCCAAAGTGGATTTCACCATGTAACAAGGACCTGTGACCAACCACAGTTTTCTAATTATAGGGAAAGAGCTGTAAACTAAAAGAGATCACAAAATAATTCTCAAAATTAGACTTGCCCAACAAGTCTACAGAAATACGGCTTAGAACCCAGGAAGTACACTCATCAAGGATGAAATGACACATAATAAACATGTGACATAAAGATTGGTGGATTCGGGGGTGGCTTGGTATTTACTGTCTTGTAGCGAAAAAGAGGaggtaaatagaaaaacaaataatataaaggTAACAAGAGAAAGTCCTTCACATACATCTAGGTTTGCTGGATTCTCTGCATTGGCCTCTGGAGCTGGGATTGCCCAACCAGCCCGATCAcgaattcttgtttttcttgcaCCATCAACAGCGTTACCTTTTCCACCAAGGCCCCTTTGCCTGAGAAGGAAATTAGATAATTAAAGATCACCTTTCAGCATGGCCATTATACAGGTCcaaaacaaagggaaaaaaaaaggtagacaGGAATGAAGAATAAACAAACCTTCTTGCTTCTTCATCTCTCAACTTCACATCCAATTCTTTACTGGGAGGATATTTAGGCAAACTCGACGGCTCACATGCATAAGGTTCAGTGGTGAAGAACTGTAGTATGAAAACCAACGACATGATTACTCTCCAAAACACATATATCAATCCATAAATAAGTTCAAGGAAAATAAAGACTTGTGGAAAAGTAAGAATATCTCACCCAAGTCCTTGTGTCAAACAATAAATATCAGTCTGAAGCTTGCAAGACATAAAGccatcttttaatatatatatatataagctagATTGGCAAATAATTGAGTTAAAATCACTCACTTCACTATTTAGAGCTGCAGTGGCAGTGACTCGATCATCAGGATCTACCGAAAGAAGAGTTTCAATTAAAGGCAGAGCAGAAGTGGGGAAATCTTTGAAGGTTTCTACTATACATCGTTTGTAAGGCTGCTGTGGTTTAAAAAGTGTTGCATTTGGCAATTTGGATTTCTTCCAATATTCCTCAGACGGGGAACCACATAACTTAAATATCTTGTGCAGTTGTTCAACCTAAGCAGAgaaagaattgaaaagaaaatcaactgTAAACGGTGAGCCAACTGAAAGAGAGAATATAGCTTACACAACAATATCATCAATGGAAACAACAATGGTTGAGACGATCAGACTAGTCAATAAAAGTAATACATACTCTGAAACCAATATAATGCAAGATACAATCACTGAAGGTGTACTTAATTAACCTGCTATGCTTAACGTTTCATGATAACAAAGGGTTTTTCCATGGTTGGTAGCTCAGATGACTGCATATTTATCCGGGCATTAGATTACTTGGTTTGACACTATCGACTCCCTAACAATATTTTCAGCATCTACATAGAATAAACCAGAATACGATATTATTCTATATTACTATACAACCCAAGATGATTAATAAGGTTGGGATTATTCCTTAAATCTTACTGTTCTTGCTGCCTCTCACCTAGTTACCATGTTTGAGCATAGGACTCAACATCACTGCCTTGTTTTGATTAGGGCATCGTTGCGCATCTAAACTAGTAGTTTGGATCCCAGATGAAGACTTGAAATAGTGTAAAGATCCCAGCAGTAACAACTTCATCATTCAAACCAGAACAAATGAATTTGCATACGGATCTTGAAACCTGGTATGCAAGTAAAAATAATACCTCTGTCCGTCCAGGCATTATTGGCTTCCCAGCAAGCAGCTCTGCCAAAATGCAGCCGGCACTCCAGAGGTCAACACCAGCACCATAATAAGTTGCCCCAAGAAGAAGTTCAGGGGGGCGGTACCAAAGGGTGACAACTCGACTGGTCATAGGAACCTTGCGATCAGGATCATAGAAAGTAGCCAGTCCAAAATCAGCAATTTTTAGAATTCCTTCATTATCAATAAGGAGATTGGAACCCTTGATATCACGGTGCAGAACACCATGGTTGTGGCAATGCTCAATCCCGGATAACAACTGCTTCATGTAGCACTTTATCTGCCAAAGGGAATAAATCAAGAAATGCACCAATCAGTTATATGATACATTACCGTGGTGTCAAACTCCAGGGCATtgaaaataaccaaaaataCTCCATATGCTATTAAAGGCCTGATATGAAAAATGGTTACTCTGATGCTACTTAAGCCATGCATTATAATTAAGTTTCTATCCTAGGGAAGCATCTCATTTGGGCTGGCATTTCTGCCAATAATATGAAGCCCTGGATCTTTCCTAATGTAAATAGCAAAACTGAACACAAGCATATATGGaatgaaaataactaaaattctgGGTAACCTACTTTTAGTTCAGTATCCataaattatcattattttgattaatactTTTGACATTGacaaataattgaagatgtgaaTGCACATTTACTTTTCCAATGAGCTTTcagaaatgaaaaattcaacTAAACAAAGCCAAAGTGTTCAACATTAGAGAAGtgactaaataatcaaattatctCATGCCATAAACATTAGCAAATATTGGAGTTAGcatcttttctttttgcatttattCATTTCCAAGATGAAAAGTTGATTAGACTTCCCAAAAAATGAAAGTTAATTAAGGGGAatttctatattcatacatgTTGTGATGTAAAGTTTGAACTTTCCATGAATCTTCAAACccaaaacaatacaaaacatCATGTTGAGCATATGAAGCCTCTATGCACCATAACAGCACAAATGGACATGTAAACTACAAGGTAATGGGACCCTGTAGCCTTGGACATGGCTTGAAGTAACATCAAAGCTcacaagcaaataaaaaaaaaaggattaacaTATGCACAACCTCAAAAAGAGCTAGTTAAAcaaacaagattaaaaaaagcaCAACACGCCCAAAAgctaaaaaacaacacaaaacagTCCAATAGCCCCAAATGCCAACTCCATCAACACCAAAACACCCAAAATTACACCCTTAAATACCATTAATTATCACATTACACAACAAACTactacaaaatcaaaacaacccACAAAACATCCAATCTTAAAATAACAAGCAATGTACCTGAGGTTCAGTGAACTTGACGCCTTGGCGTGCCGCCAGCCCGGCAAGATCATGTTCCATGTACTCAAAAACCAAGTAAAGAC
The sequence above is drawn from the Populus alba chromosome 15, ASM523922v2, whole genome shotgun sequence genome and encodes:
- the LOC118057512 gene encoding probable serine/threonine-protein kinase At1g54610; the protein is MGCVLGKPASRDRQSREGSSDRGRSSDEPPVAVTGSVDAAVKAKREKATTSTQKQNATRHTGDFPAVDVQGTTERRRPRPEVSLCYQQGWPSWLMAVAGDAIGEWTPRRANTFEKLDKIGQGTYSNVYKARDLITGKIVALKKVRFDNLEPESVKFMAREILVLRRLDHPNVLKLEGLVTSRMSCSLYLVFEYMEHDLAGLAARQGVKFTEPQIKCYMKQLLSGIEHCHNHGVLHRDIKGSNLLIDNEGILKIADFGLATFYDPDRKVPMTSRVVTLWYRPPELLLGATYYGAGVDLWSAGCILAELLAGKPIMPGRTEVEQLHKIFKLCGSPSEEYWKKSKLPNATLFKPQQPYKRCIVETFKDFPTSALPLIETLLSVDPDDRVTATAALNSEFFTTEPYACEPSSLPKYPPSKELDVKLRDEEARRQRGLGGKGNAVDGARKTRIRDRAGWAIPAPEANAENPANLDRWRAMTQANAKSKSEKFPPPHQDAAVGHPMDASHKGGLVSFGTSDTSFCSSTFDSKSSSIKSAGAIGGPSRRRKTNKDDPQMAPPRKFIRPFNPSSVALSMNLLFKGKSEVFGSRR